Below is a genomic region from Helianthus annuus cultivar XRQ/B chromosome 2, HanXRQr2.0-SUNRISE, whole genome shotgun sequence.
TTTGTTTTACCTCAGTGATTTGTGCAataatcttttctttttcttccctGCAACACTCGAGGTTCAAGAGAGCACAATCGAGTTCCGCCTGTATCGACTGTAACTCACCTTCCAATCCGCCGATCTTAAACGACAACTCGTCAATCCTTTTCAAATAAGAAGCTTCACATTTCTTCCTACTCTCGATTTCGTCAAGCGCATCTTGTAACTTTATCAATATATCATCACCATGCCTTTTGGAAACAAAAAGTTGTTGCTTTAACTCTTGCACCGTAGTTTCACATTGTTCTTTCATAAATGCTATCCGTAACGATTCCGACTGGTGTTCCGGCACATTTTTTTCATGATCGGTTTTAATCTTCCGTGCATCTCTACTCACTTCTAATAGTCTTTCTTCCAGAATCACCGAGTACACGTCAAAGTATAATCTTTCACAACATATTTCGTAAATTTGTTCATCGGAAAGATCATCACCGCCCGAAAGCGGTTTTTCACGGCGGTCATGAGCTATACTTGCGCAATTTTCGGAGGACAACGTTTGTTTAATAAGGTTTTGATTGGTCTCAAACAACGAAGAAACCTGCGCAGCTAGCATGTCGAGGTTTTTCTGCAACTGCGTTACTGCGATTGCGTAATTCACACGGCCCCTTTCGAGTGCGGATTCTAAAGTGGTTACCCTTTTCTCGAGCTCCTTGTTAATAGAATCTAAAGCGTGTTTTTCTTCGATTAGTTTTAAGATTTGGCTGTTCATGTCAACGCGTATGGATTCCGTCTCGGTTTTGCAGGCGGTAAGAGTATCGCCGCATGTCGAGTGCTCGGTTTTTAAGATCTCGAAGTCTTCGAGGATcttttcctggttttcctcaaGCTCTAAAACCCTTTTCTCAAGTTCCTTATTAACATGGTGTATCGATTCGGTCTCGGATTTGTAGGTTATATGCTCATTATTTAGACTTTGAAACTCACCCGAAATATGTTCTTGTTTTTCCTCGAGTTCTTGAATAAGCGCTTCACTAGTCATGACCCGTTTCTTGAGCTCCTCGTTAACACAAACCAAATCGTTTCTTTCTTTTTCAAGTCTTAATATTTGGTCATTCATATTTTTGTGGGCCGAAATAGTGTCGCCACATGTCGAATGCTCGATTTGTAGGCTTTGAAACTCACCCAAAATGTGTTCTTGTTTTCCCTCAAGTTCTTGAATAAGTGCTTCGGTAGTCACGACCCGTTTCTTGAGCTCCTTGTTAACACAACACAAatcatttctttctttttcaaGTCGTAAGATTTGGTCATTCATACTTTTGTGGGCCAAAATAGTGTTGCCGCATGTCGAATGCTCAGTTTGTAGGCTTTGAAACTCACCCAAAATACGTTCTTGTTTTTCCTCAAGTTCTTGAACAAGTGCTTCGGTAGTCACGACGCGTTTCTTGAGCTCCTCGTTAACACAGCCCAAATCATGTCTTTCTTTTTCAAGTCTTAAGATTCGGTTGTTCATATTATTGTGGGTCAATATAGTGTCGCCACATGTCGAATGCTCATATTGTAGGCTCTTCAACTCACCTAAAATCTCTTCCCGGTTTTTCTCGAGCTCTTGCACAAGTGCTTCTGCTGTCGTAACCCTTTTGTCAAGTTGTTCGTTAACACAGCCGAAATCATGCTTTTCTTTAGCAAATTTTAACGCTTGATCTTCCATATCACGGCGTATCGATTCTATCTCGGCTTTCAAGCTCAAAATGGTATCAGCACATGTCGAATGCTCGTTTTTAAGGCATCGAAATTCTCCCAAAACTTGTTCTCGGTTTTTCTGTACCTCTTGTACGAGTGATTCAGCAGTCAAAACTCTTTTCTCGAGTTCCCGTTTAACATACTCCAACTCTTGCTTTTCTTTAGTCAGCTTTAACGTTTGATGTTTCAACTCATGGCGTATCAATTCCGTGTCGTATTTGCAGGACGAAATAGTGTCGTCACATGTCGAATGCTCGTTCTTAAGGCTTTCAAATTCCTTAACGATCCGTTCCCGGTTTTCCTCGAGCTCTTGCACATATGCTTCCACAACCATTACTCGTTTTTCAAGCTCCTCGTTAACACAACTTAACGCAAGTCTTTCTTTGTCGAATTTCAAGATTTGATCTTTCATACAGAGGCGTATCGTCTCGGTTTCCGATTTGCACGTTGAAATAGTGTTGATACACGATAAATGTTCGTATCTAAGCTTCTGAAACTCTACTAGAAGCCGGTCCCGATTCTCTTCAAGCTCTTGCACAAGTGATTCATAATAACATTCCATTTCATTCATCTTTTTAATAAGATTTCCCCTTTCGGCTTTCGCTTCATTTAGTTGACATAAAAGTTCCAAACTTTGACTTTCTCCCAAGTCAACAACTCTTGTAAGCCCCGTTCCCTTTTCAAGATTCTGCACGATACCGAGTAACATTTCCAAATCCGAGTTTATAAAGCTTAGATCCGACTCATGGAACCCGATAAGAATCTTTTTTTGAAGTTCCCGTATTCGACCCTCCACAAGAAAAAGCCCATTTACCCGTTGATCTTGCGTTTTCTCCATAAATTGCGACCGTAACTTTATTTCGTTTAACTGTTTTAGCTCATCTTTAAACTTTGAACATTCCGACTTGAGGATCATAACCTCTCGTTCTAGCTTTAACCCGGAAGAAATCTCGTTAGTTAGATGTTGTGCAATCTTTTGTGTTTCCATATTCATCTCG
It encodes:
- the LOC110918403 gene encoding myosin-4; translated protein: MLRNTKWKLEKTKVKVVFRLQFHATNIPQSGWDKLFICFIPTESGKIIAKTSKANVRNGTCKWADPIYETTRLLVDSRNKRYDDKLYNLIVGMGSSHASILGEATINLADYADALNPYAISLPLHGSDQGTILHVTVQLLTAKTGFREFEQQFDKGLQSSSNYGREVEPSITTAPSSSELHISRELVPIMEETDMHEEFSDATPVVEYNGQCNNSESYNAAKNDSSGIPESRALNGPVRSQTRSTENADYSKDNKLAIALEENHRLRGSLETAESFIFELKQEVNTLHHQANEMNMETQKIAQHLTNEISSGLKLEREVMILKSECSKFKDELKQLNEIKLRSQFMEKTQDQRVNGLFLVEGRIRELQKKILIGFHESDLSFINSDLEMLLGIVQNLEKGTGLTRVVDLGESQSLELLCQLNEAKAERGNLIKKMNEMECYYESLVQELEENRDRLLVEFQKLRYEHLSCINTISTCKSETETIRLCMKDQILKFDKERLALSCVNEELEKRVMVVEAYVQELEENRERIVKEFESLKNEHSTCDDTISSCKYDTELIRHELKHQTLKLTKEKQELEYVKRELEKRVLTAESLVQEVQKNREQVLGEFRCLKNEHSTCADTILSLKAEIESIRRDMEDQALKFAKEKHDFGCVNEQLDKRVTTAEALVQELEKNREEILGELKSLQYEHSTCGDTILTHNNMNNRILRLEKERHDLGCVNEELKKRVVTTEALVQELEEKQERILGEFQSLQTEHSTCGNTILAHKSMNDQILRLEKERNDLCCVNKELKKRVVTTEALIQELEGKQEHILGEFQSLQIEHSTCGDTISAHKNMNDQILRLEKERNDLVCVNEELKKRVMTSEALIQELEEKQEHISGEFQSLNNEHITYKSETESIHHVNKELEKRVLELEENQEKILEDFEILKTEHSTCGDTLTACKTETESIRVDMNSQILKLIEEKHALDSINKELEKRVTTLESALERGRVNYAIAVTQLQKNLDMLAAQVSSLFETNQNLIKQTLSSENCASIAHDRREKPLSGGDDLSDEQIYEICCERLYFDVYSVILEERLLEVSRDARKIKTDHEKNVPEHQSESLRIAFMKEQCETTVQELKQQLFVSKRHGDDILIKLQDALDEIESRKKCEASYLKRIDELSFKIGGLEGELQSIQAELDCALLNLECCREEKEKIIAQITEFEKMKNERSILAMMSCGSSFQDLQRELMQLHKANEELECMYPRFKNFTGDGNTLGRVLALEIELAGALMVKKKSTIQFQSSFLKQHSDEEAIFRSFRDINELIKDTLEIKSKYVNVETELNEMHERYTQLSLQLAEVEGERQKLMMSVKYAR